The Thunnus thynnus chromosome 22, fThuThy2.1, whole genome shotgun sequence genome includes a window with the following:
- the si:dkey-85k7.10 gene encoding endonuclease domain-containing 1 protein, translated as MIPTSEKYALPLAAVVMVLTCVLLQGAQAGVVGDFNHAERCKDSLYMGTPPRGYLSRSFKKICQRYEDKPRYVTLYDPNKHIPIYSAYTFKKSDGEKKVDFPWMFEPQLASEKSTSNMEPFPQSTSMHMNFEDSQAVLEDYADVVQYERGQLNPDEHQADPIDKASTYSLTNVVPQIREFNMGPWAEHQDLIRKRLNNYCRGKAFVVTGVTTTGHTIRRNNLDRVAVPEYMWSAYCCTAFDQNAPYFVRYKFPVFGAYGMNDRINNHMVEVPLKNLEKFLKGRMDVDKNFQIFYNDCVQDN; from the exons ATGATACCTACATCTGAGAAGTATGCCTTGCCCCTGGCAGCTGTCGTGATGGTGCTGACCTGTGTGTTGCTACAAGGGGCCCAGGCGGGAGTGGTGGGGGACTTCAACCATGCAGAGCGCTGTAAGGACTCTCTGTACATGGGTACTCCACCTCGAGGCTACCTCAGCAGGTCCTTTAAGAAGATCTGCCAGCGCTACGAGGATAAACCCCGCTATGTCACTCTGTATGACCCCAACAAACACATCCCCATCTATTCTGCCTATACATTCAAGAAGTCAGATGGGGAGAAGAAGGTGGACTTCCCTTGGATGTTTGAACCCCAG TTGGCCTCAGAAAAAAGCACCAGTAACATGGAACCCTTCCCCCAATCTACAAGCATGCATATGAACTTTGAGGACAGCCAGGCAGTCCTGGAAGACTATGCTGATGTAGTTCAGTACGAACGTGGCCAACTAAATCCTGACGAGCATCAGGCTGACCCTATAGACAAAGCCTCCACCTACAGCTTGACAAATGTGGTGCCTCAGATCAGGGAGTTCAACATGGGTCCCTGGGCGGAACACCAGGACCTCATCCGCAAACGCCTCAACAACTATTGCCGTGGCAAGGCCTTCGTGGTCACTGGGGTCACCACCACTGGACACACGATCCGTCGCAACAATCTGGACCGAGTGGCTGTACCAGAGTACATGTGGTCTGCTTACTGCTGCACTGCATTCGACCAAAATGCACCATATTTCGTACGCTACAAGTTCCCTGTTTTTGGAGCTTATGGGATGAATGATCGTATCAACAACCACATGGTAGAGGTTCCCCTCAAGAACCTGGAGAAATTCCTCAAGGGGAGGATGGATGTGGACAAGAACTTCCAGATTTTCTACAATGACTGTGTGCAAGATAACTGA
- the LOC137175163 gene encoding perforin-1-like, whose translation MLAFQTVLGAVWLLLAVCHSAQLSCTTGQAEQCKAAWTAPGTKLAGQGFDVVTMKRTQAYVIDVNTYLKKPPPLHPMFVQSIMNLPQQYNNQTKPDYIKFLATFGTHYTHKVDLGGRVKSVTSVQMCKAALDGYTEMEVRICLNAEAAARASVKSAEIKAQAEYCRNALKRYQNMKSFSRTFKQRFTQVVGGYSGNISNLHFSAKVKPNTFRKSLRIKPEIISYGLHPLYQLVKDPVKKKAVKKATEDYILQHALIKYCSNKCTQGSTPSSHDPCTCRPTRCITDNCCPQRRGVAHFTVTVKHASGLWGDVFSQTDGFVRVLGNQTFETKVIHNNNNPQWNEDFYLGTVELPLKTELKLEVWDEDNHWYDRANDLLGSCTKSVRAGSFTSMCPMKHGSLYFSYKAECAPGLRGATCSEYSPFRMKVDLLDLYSSRNSLNVNQDLLVHLKGGHTVDDPLTFVMRGNKEMDVQAHLPLLSEL comes from the exons ATGTTAG CATTCCAGACAGTGCTAGGTGCAGTGTGGCTGCTGCTGGCTGTATGCCACTCGGCCCAGCTCTCCTGCACCACAGGCCAAGCAGAACAGTGTAAAGCTGCGTGGACGGCACCTGGGACCAAACTAGCCGGACAGGGATTTGACGTGGTCACCATGAAGCGTACACAGGCCTACGTGATCGATGTGAACACCTA TCTGAAAaaacccccacccctccaccccatGTTTGTTCAGTCTATTATGAACCTACCACAGCAGTACAACAACCAGACCAAGCCAGATTACATTAAATTCCTGGCCACCTTTGGCACACATTACACGCACAAAGTCGATCTGGGTGGCAGAGTGAAGAGCGTCACTTCTGTGCAAATGTGCAAGGCGGCATTGGATGGCTACACTGAGATGGAGGTGAGAATTTGCCTGAACGCTGAGGCAGCTGCAAGGGCAAGTGTCAAGAGTGCTGAAATTAAAGCTCAGGCAGAGTACTGCAGGAATGCCTTGAAAAGATATCAAAACATGAAGAGTTTTAGCCGTACATTCAAGCAGAGGTTCACCCAGGTGGTTGGGGGCTATTCAGGTAATATATCCAATCTCCACTTCTCTGCCAAGGTCAAACCCAATACCTTTCGTAAAAGCCTGAGAATCAAACCAGAAATTATCAGCTATGGCTTGCACCCGCTCTACCAGCTAGTTAAAGATCCTGTGAAgaaaaaggcagtgaagaaggcCACTGAAGACTACATTCTGCAACACGCTCTAATCAAATACTGCTCCAACAAGTGCACTCAGGGTTCCACTCCCAGCTCCCATGACCCATGTACTTGTCGACCCACCAGATGCATCACCGACAACTGCTGCCCTCAGCGGCGAGGCGTGGCCCACTTCACTGTAACCGTCAAACATGCCAGCGGCCTGTGGGGTGATGTATTCTCCCAAACTGATGGCTTTGTGAGGGTCTTGGGCAACCAGACCTTCGAGACCAAGGTCATCCACAACAACAATAACCCGCAGTGGAATGAAGATTTCTACCTGGGCACGGTTGAGCTGCCCCTGAAGACAGAGCTGAAGCTTGAGGTGTGGGATGAAGATAATCACTGGTATGACCGAGCCAATGACCTCTTGGGGTCTTGCACCAAATCAGTCAGAGCTGGGTCCTTCACCTCCATGTGTCCCATGAAACATGGCAGCTTGTACTTCTCCTACAAGGCAGAGTGCGCCCCTGGGCTGAGAGGTGCCACTTGTTCAGAGTATAGCCCGTTCAGGATGAAAGTTGATCTCCTTGACCTGTACTCATCCCGCAATAGCCTGAATGTCAACCAGGACTTGCTGGTTCATCTGAAAGGGGGCCACACTGTGGATGACCCCCTGACCTTTGTCATGAGGGGAAACAAGGAGATGGATGTTCAAGCTCATCTGCCTCTTCTCAGTGAGTTGTGA
- the LOC137174311 gene encoding endonuclease domain-containing 1 protein-like: MAFWAQIAFLLVNIMTSAVRGRVEKVLSPECREFLYMGTPPTGLQHHSLQFICQRYNKKPRYVTLYNTMDHIPVYSAYIFKRTDGERCVDVPWMYEPQLSTSSDTDEMQPFPHGYIHMNFEDAQAVLDDYTNAILYERGTLNPDEHHDELDDKASTYTLTNVVPVVPEFNNGVWNKQEHIIRKRLNNYCRGTAYIVTGITTSGKMIRRHNINRIAVPTYLWSAYCCEDYDHNAPYDERYKFPSFAYYGLNEKNNEMVEIPVQKLKEFLRKTTYVDQSFQIFVGDCIPALSQTE, encoded by the exons ATGGCATTTTGGGCACAGATAGCTTTCTTGCTAGTCAACATAATGACATCAGCTGTCAGAGGGAGAGTGGAGAAAGTGTTGTCTCCAGAGTGCAGAGAATTCCTCTACATGGGAACACCGCCAACAGGGCTACAGCACCACTCCCTCCAATTCATTTGTCAGCGTTATAACAAGAAGCCACGCTACGTGACTCTGTACAACACCATGGACCATATACCTGTCTACTCTGCCTACATCTTCAAAcgcacagatggagagagatgcGTGGATGTGCCTTGGATGTATGAACCTcag CTATCCACATCCTCTGATACAGATGAGATGCAGCCTTTCCCACATGGTTACATTCACATGAATTTTGAGGATGCCCAAGCTGTTCTGGATGATTACACAAACGCCATCCTCTACGAACGTGGTACCCTCAACCCAGACGAGCATCATGATGAGCTTGATGACAAGGCCTCCACCTACACCCTGACCAACGTCGTACCTGTAGTTCCCGAATTCAACAATGGAGTCTGGAACAAACAGGAGCACATTATCCGCAAACGACTCAACAACTATTGCCGGGGAACAGCCTACATTGTCACAGGCATCACCACCTCGGGGAAGATGATCCGCCGGCACAACATCAACCGCATTGCAGTTCCCACCTACTTGTGGTCAGCTTATTGCTGTGAGGACTACGACCACAATGCACCTTATGACGAACGCTATAAGTTCCCATCTTTTGCTTACTATGGCCTCAATGAGAAGAATAACGAGATGGTTGAAATCCCTGTCCAGAAGCTTAAGGAGTTCCTCAGGAAGACAACCTATGTAGACCAGAGCTTTCAGATTTTTGTGGGTGACTGTATCCCAGCCCTCAGTCAAACTgaatag
- the si:dkey-85k7.11 gene encoding endonuclease domain-containing 1 protein — protein sequence MNMHLFCTCFLSFYLLLASPPVSASVSNSFKDCGHFFYMQIPPVGIRGTSLRKICQRYADKLRYSTLYDSSRRLPLYSAYVFKKSDGKRRMDTPWMYEPQLVSEDESGNMKALPLTDDTPPLIEDSQAVLEDYTDAVEYKRGPLNPDLHQAEPDDKSSTYTLTNVVPLITDFLDTSWNPYLDIIRRRLNNFCLGKSFMVTGATISGATIQRDKRDRLAIPKHLWLAYCCPRFDRNSPYEVRFMFPSYGGYALNEQTGHSVVEVPLKTLESFLKSQKDIDSDLTIFYKGCVSENPFKKKRDLTSVSVRGENWMHSHDEES from the exons ATGAATATGCACTTGTTTTGCACCTGCTTTCTGTCCTTCTACCTCCTGCTGGCATCACCCCCGGTGAGTGCCAGCGTGTCAAACAGTTTCAAAGACTGTGGACACTTTTTCTACATGCAGATACCACCTGTCGGGATCAGAGGAACAAGCCTGAGGAAGATCTGCCAGAGGTATGCAGACAAACTGCGCTACTCCACGTTGTATGACAGCAGTCGCCGCCTCCCCCTCTACTCAGCTTACGTCTTTAAGAAGTCTGAtgggaagaggaggatggaCACACCCTGGATGTATGAGCCTCAG TTGGTTTCCGAAGATGAGAGTGGTAACATGAAAGCACTTCCCCTCACTGATGACACCCCCCCTCTGATTGAGGACAGCCAGGCTGTACTGGAGGACTACACAGATGCTGTAGAATATAAACGTGGTCCACTTAATCCTGACCTGCACCAAGCAGAACCAGATGACAAATCCTCCACGTACACCCTGACCAATGTGGTCCCATTAATCACAGACTTCCTGGACACTTCCTGGAACCCTTACTTGGACATCATTCGCCGTCGCCTCAACAACTTCTGCCTTGGCAAATCTTTTATGGTGACGGGGGCAACCATCTCTGGGGCAACCATCCAGAGAGATAAAAGGGACCGCTTGGCAATCCCCAAACACTTATGGCTGGCGTACTGCTGCCCACGGTTTGATCGTAACTCACCGTATGAGGTGAGGTTCATGTTTCCCAGTTATGGGGGCTATGCACTGAATGAACAGACGGGTCACAGTGTGGTGGAAGTCCCTCTTAAGACTCTGGAGAGTTTCCTAAAGAGCCAGAAAGACATAGACAGTGACCTGACTATTTTCTATAAGGGCTGTGTGTCAGAAAACCCCTTCAAGAAGAAGAGAGACCTGACTAGTGTTTCAGTAAGAGGGGAGAACTGGATGCACAGCCATGATGAAGAATCCTAA